In Sphingobacterium sp. R2, the genomic stretch GCTTCTTGGTCAGCACCATAAATATAGAGATGATTGCTTCTATCTGCTGTCGGAATGGCACTATAAATCATTTGTGTGGCGGACCGGCTTTCTTTTTGCGGTAAACAGCCAATTTTTATCGCTTTATCGATTGTATCTTGCCCCATTCGACGGAATGTTGTCCACTTTCCACCTGTTAAAGTCAGTAATTTGGAGTCGCTTACAATAACTTTGTGGCTTCGTGAAATCTCTTTGGTCTTATTGGAGTTGCCTGTAGGGGCGGCCAATGGACGAAGTCCAGCGAATACCGCCAATGCATCTGCTCTTGTTGGTTGTTTCGTTAAGTAGCGTCCCGCAGTTTTCAAAATAAAATCGATTTCCTGTTCCAAAGCTACGGGTTCAAGGCTATGTTCATCAATCGGGGTGTCGGTTGTTCCTGCAATGACCCGATTGTGCCAGGGAACTAGAAAAAGGACACGTCCATCATCTGTTTTTGGAATCATGATCGCGTCGTCGCCAGGGAGGAAGGATTTGTCAAATACGAGATGGACTCCTTGGCTGGGACGTACCATTTGTTTGGCTTCCGGTCTATCCATTTTTAAGATATCATCTACAAATATGCCTGTGGCATTGATTATCGCCTTACCTTGTATCGTAAAAACTTCACCTGTTTCGGTGTCATTGGCGATAACACCGTTTATTCGTCCGTTCTTATCCTTAGTGAGATTATTCACTCTTACATAATTTAGGGCAACTCCACCCATCTGTATGCAGGTTTGGGCTACATTGAGTGCAAGTCTTGAGTCGTCAAATTGCCCGTCCTGATAAACCACTCCACCATATAAACCTTTTGGTCTAACTGTGCTTATCCGACTAAGTGTTTCATCTTTATTGATATGGATGGATTTTCCCAAACTTAATTTACCGGCCAAAAGATCATATATTTTCATTCCAATAGTATAGAATGGACCATCGAACCAATTGTAGTTGGGTATGATAAATGATTGGTTTTTCACCAGATGAGGAGCGTTTTTTTGAAGTAGACCTCTTTCGTGAAGCGCTTCTTTAACCAGACTAATATCACCTTGAGCCAAATAGCGTACACCGCCATGAACGAGTTTGGTCGCTTTGCTTGAAGTACCTTTTGCAAAATCAACCTGTTCCAGCAAAATGGTTTTGAATCCACGGCTTAAAGCATCTAATGCAACACCTAATCCGCTCGCTCCACCACCTATTACGATAACATCCCATGCACTCGTATCTCTTATTTTTTCTATCAGTTTTGATCTATTGAATTCTTGATGTTTCATTTTCTTTCGTTTAGGAGTGTTATGGTAAACTTTGTTGCTGGTTCATTTCCCTATTCTCAACACTAAGTTATAGTATATTCATCAAATTTTAAAAGGAATTACATCATATTTATGTTAAGATATGATATTTGCTTTTGTTTTGTTTTGTTTTTTATTGTTTTGATTATAATCAAACATTAGCTTTTCTTTTTTGCCAGCAGTTCCGTATGGCGTGTCAAAAAGCTGTGTTTTTTCCCTCGCCAATGAAAAGTATTCGATGGTTACCCCAATTTGTATACTTTAGCTGGCATCTGCACTTTCTTACCATGTTTAACGATCCGATCAAAATATGTGCTGTGTGATCGTGGATGTTTTTTTTGGTCGATAGCTATATCATGTTTAACCATTGTATGCTGCTTATGTTTTGGTTTAAGCAAATGATTTTGTAATTTTAGAGTACTATTTAATTTATTTATGATGAGAAATATAAGATTATTTCTGTGCGGAGCCGTTGTGTTTTTTGGAACGGTAGTTTTACAGTCTAAAGCGTTCTCACAACAGGCTACTGCGACCGAGGAGCTTTCAAAGCCTTACCGTCCAGATGCTAATGCACAAAATGATATTGATCAGTTATTAGTTCAGGCAAAGAAAGAAAAGAAAAATATTATTATCCAAGCTGGGGGAAACTGGTGTGTTTGGTGTTTGAAATTTAATGATTATATCCACAAAACGGCAAGTGTAGACAAGTTGTTGAAGACTCGCTTTCTCTATTATCACCTTAATTATTCAAAGGAGAATAAAAACGAGGTTGTTTTTCAGAAGTATGCTCCTGAAGGAAATAAATTAGGTTATCCATTTTTTATTGTTTTAGACAGAAACGGAAAAACATTGCATGTACAGGAAAGTGGTAGTCTGGAAAAAGGAAAAGGCTATGATGAAGAAAAAGTACTTAACTTCTTTACAGCTTGGGTGGCGAAATAAATGTTTTTGATGCCGTAATTTCTATGATATATTAAAATAAAAATAGTAAATAAATAAACTGAAAGCCTCTTTTTAAGGGGCTTGCTTTGTAAGACCTTAATCGCCTGCTGAAATCGGGATTTCCCGTTGTGAACAAGTTCGGAAAGAGAAAACTCCAACAAGCTAAGTGCCTTGTATTTTATGCTGATCTAATTCGAAGCTAACAGGTACTTTAAACGCTTTCATCCGAATGAGGCCCCTATCAAGTCCCTATTAGGTCCGGACAAAGTCCGTATTATTTCAGGCCTTGGTATGAAGTTTATCGGTGCGATTTACGCTGATGAATGAGGCTGGGTATCTGCACTTGGTTTTCAAATTTAATCTCGATTATAATTGGCGTGATTAAGCACAAAAAAACGGTCCCGTTTCTAAGACCGGGACCGTTTTTTTGTGCTTAAAAACACGCTTTCTCTGCACGGTATTTATCATCCGGCAATTGAAAGAGCGGGTATTCTGGTTATAATATCTTATTGATACCCCAATAACTTCATGACTTGCTTCGAGTTTTGTTCCTCACCAAACACTTCGTAGTTGAATGTTTCGTCTCTATTGCGGCGTACGAGCACATGTTTAGGGGAAGGCAATAGGCAGTGATGAATTCCTCCATATCCACTTAATACATCCTGATAGGCCCCTGTATGAAAGAATCCCAGGTATTGAACCTTGCGTGTCTTTGGCATAAATACCGAATTCATATGTGCCTCCTGATTATAATAATCCTGACCATCGCAGGTAATACCGCCTAGATTGACACGTTCATATTCCGAATCCCAGTTGTTGATTGGCAAGAGGATGTATTTTTGATTCAATGCCCATACATCGGGTAAATTCGTAATAAATGAGCCATCAATCATAAACCAGCGCTCACGGTCATTTTGTTGCTTGCGGCCGAGTACTTTGTATAGAATACCTGAAGCTTCAGCGACGGTGTATTTACCAAATTCGGTAATAATATCGGGTTCCATTACCTCGTGGTGCGCGCAGATTTGTTTGATCCGGTTCACGATTTCATTGACCATGTATTCGTAGTCAAAGTCGTGCACCAGTGAATCCTTAAACGGCATACCCCCACCGATATCCAATGTATCTAAGTCTGGGTTTACTTTCTTGAATTTACAGTACAACGTCACATATTTCTCCAGTTCATTCCAGTAGTAGGGAGTGTCTGAGATACCTGAATTGATGAAAAAGTGAAGTAACTTGACTTTAAAGTTTGGATTGTCAACGATTTTGTTGTTATAGAAGTCAATGACGTCTTCCTGACGGATTCCCAAACGAGATGTATAGAATTGAGAGTCTGGTTGCTCTTCGGATGCAACGCGGATTCCTAGCGCACAAGGTTCATCCAGTTCGATTTCATCGTCGTAAAGGTTAAACTCTTCTTTATTATCTAGTACGGGTATAATGTTTGTATATCCA encodes the following:
- a CDS encoding glycerol-3-phosphate dehydrogenase/oxidase; the encoded protein is MKHQEFNRSKLIEKIRDTSAWDVIVIGGGASGLGVALDALSRGFKTILLEQVDFAKGTSSKATKLVHGGVRYLAQGDISLVKEALHERGLLQKNAPHLVKNQSFIIPNYNWFDGPFYTIGMKIYDLLAGKLSLGKSIHINKDETLSRISTVRPKGLYGGVVYQDGQFDDSRLALNVAQTCIQMGGVALNYVRVNNLTKDKNGRINGVIANDTETGEVFTIQGKAIINATGIFVDDILKMDRPEAKQMVRPSQGVHLVFDKSFLPGDDAIMIPKTDDGRVLFLVPWHNRVIAGTTDTPIDEHSLEPVALEQEIDFILKTAGRYLTKQPTRADALAVFAGLRPLAAPTGNSNKTKEISRSHKVIVSDSKLLTLTGGKWTTFRRMGQDTIDKAIKIGCLPQKESRSATQMIYSAIPTADRSNHLYIYGADQEAIRALAQENPEWNEKLLAHLEFKKAEIVWAARNELARTVEDVLSRRVRILFLDAKAAVEAAPEVARLLALELGKDENWRNDQIENFQKVAKNYILK
- a CDS encoding thioredoxin family protein, coding for MMRNIRLFLCGAVVFFGTVVLQSKAFSQQATATEELSKPYRPDANAQNDIDQLLVQAKKEKKNIIIQAGGNWCVWCLKFNDYIHKTASVDKLLKTRFLYYHLNYSKENKNEVVFQKYAPEGNKLGYPFFIVLDRNGKTLHVQESGSLEKGKGYDEEKVLNFFTAWVAK
- a CDS encoding arginine decarboxylase, with translation MQSYQEFLDLSVGFPQDGFEIIDDELYFHDLNLMEMIETYGTPLRFTYLPIVSKKIQQAKILFQTAILKHNYRGSYKYCYCTKSSHFKHIVEEALKNDIHLETSSAFDMPMIDSLERQGTVTKDITVICNGFKTYQYKQYIVDMIHDGYTNIIPVLDNKEEFNLYDDEIELDEPCALGIRVASEEQPDSQFYTSRLGIRQEDVIDFYNNKIVDNPNFKVKLLHFFINSGISDTPYYWNELEKYVTLYCKFKKVNPDLDTLDIGGGMPFKDSLVHDFDYEYMVNEIVNRIKQICAHHEVMEPDIITEFGKYTVAEASGILYKVLGRKQQNDRERWFMIDGSFITNLPDVWALNQKYILLPINNWDSEYERVNLGGITCDGQDYYNQEAHMNSVFMPKTRKVQYLGFFHTGAYQDVLSGYGGIHHCLLPSPKHVLVRRNRDETFNYEVFGEEQNSKQVMKLLGYQ